A single region of the Ziziphus jujuba cultivar Dongzao chromosome 10, ASM3175591v1 genome encodes:
- the LOC107411416 gene encoding protein PMR5, producing MLTPARMALLHSHSPSSVSYSVSCFAILCLVFLVQFHIASSALIMSLKNHHNNNKHPRRSPMFQTNQTSCALFAGTWVRDDTYPLYQYANCPIIDAEFNCQMYGRPDSDYLKYRWRPINCELPRFNGLEFLLKMKGKTVMFVGDSLGRNQWESLICLVAASAPSSQTQMIRGDPLSTFKFLDYGVSISYYRAPYLVDIDVMQGKRILRLDYISGNGNAWLNADVISFNTGHWWTHQGSLQGWDYMESGGKYYRDMDRVSALETGLRTWANWVDSNIDRTRTSVFFLSISPTHYDPSEWNGGASNAATTKNCYGETAPMTGTTKYPTGAYSDQMRVLDTVIRDMRGPAYLMDITMLSQLRKDGHPSIYSGDLSPEQRANPARSADCSHWCLPGLPDTWNQLFYTALFY from the exons ATGCTAACCCCTGCAAGAATGGCTCTTCTTCATTCTCATTCTCCATCTTCTGTGTCTTATTCTGTGTCATGTTTTGCAATTTTGTGCTTGGTTTTCTTGGTTCAATTTCATATAGCTTCCTCAGCTTTGATAATGAGCTTGAAGAACCACCATAACAACAACAAGCACCCTAGAAGAAGCCCAATGTTCCAAACCAACCAAACAAGTTGTGCGTTGTTTGCCGGAACTTGGGTCCGTGATGACACATACCCATTGTACCAATACGCAAACTGTCCCATCATAGATGCCGAATTCAATTGCCAAATGTACGGTCGTCCTGATTCCGATTATCTTAAATATCGTTGGAGACCCATCAATTGTGAGCTTcccag GTTCAATGGGCTAGAGTTTTTGCTGAAAATGAAAGGGAAAACTGTGATGTTTGTTGGAGACTCACTAGGAAGGAATCAGTGGGAGTCTTTGATTTGCTTGGTTGCGGCTTCAGCTCCCAGCAGTCAAACACAGATGATCAGAGGAGATCCTCTCTCAACGTTTAAGTTCTTG GACTACGGTGTGTCCATTTCTTACTACCGAGCTCCATACCTCGTGGACATTGATGTGATGCAGGGCAAAAGAATCCTACGGCTGGATTACATTTCCGGCAACGGAAATGCCTGGCTGAATGCCGATGTGATTTCCTTTAACACCGGTCACTGGTGGACTCACCAAGGGTCCCTCCAAGG GTGGGATTACATGGAATCAGGAGGGAAATATTACCGAGACATGGATAGAGTTTCTGCTTTGGAGACGGGGCTTAGAACATGGGCCAATTGGGTTGACTCCAACATTGACAGAACCAGAACCAGTGTATTCTTCCTTTCTATTTCTCCTACACACTATGA CCCAAGCGAATGGAATGGTGGAGCAAGTAATGCAGCAACAACAAAGAACTGTTATGGTGAAACGGCACCGATGACAGGGACCACAAAGTACCCAACAGGGGCATACTCGGACCAAATGAGGGTGCTTGACACAGTTATAAGGGACATGAGAGGCCCTGCATATTTAATGGACATAACCATGCTTTCTCAGCTTAGAAAAGATGGTCACCCTTCTATTTATAGCGGTGATTTGAGCCCGGAGCAGCGAGCTAACCCTGCTCGCTCTGCTGATTGTAGCCATTGGTGTCTTCCTGGATTGCCTGATACTTGGAACCAGCTTTTCTATACTGCTTTATTTTACTGA
- the LOC107411426 gene encoding asparagine synthetase [glutamine-hydrolyzing] 1 yields the protein MCGILAVLGCSDDSQAKRVRVLELSRRLKHRGPDWSGIYQHGDFFLAHQRLAIIDPASGDQPLFNEDKSVVVTVNGEIYNHEELRKRLTNHKFRTGSDCDVIAHLYEEHGEDFVDMLDGMFSFVLLDTRDNSFIVARDAIGITSLYIGWGLDGSIWISSELKGLNDDCEHFEAFPPGHLYSSKQGGMRRWYNPPWFNEAIPSAPYDPLVLRKAFENAVIKRLMTDVPFGVLLSGGLDSSLVASITARHLAGTKAAKQWGAQLHSFCVGLEGSPDLKAAKEVADYLGTVHHEFHFTVQDGIDAIEDVIYHIETYDVTTIRASTPMFLMSRKIKSLGVKMVISGEGSDEIFGGYLYFHKAPNKEEFHRETCRKIKALHMYDCQRANKSTSAWGLEARVPFLDKEFIRVAMDIDPEFKMIKRDEGRIEKWILRRAFDDEKHPYLPKHILYRQKEQFSDGVGYSWIDGLKAHADQHVNDKMMLNAAHIFPHNTPTTKEAYYYRMIFERFFPQNSARLTVPGGASVACSTAKAVEWDAAWSNNLDPSGRAALGVHVSAYENQAASANNLQPEIINNVPQITVSAPGVEIRS from the exons ATGTGTGGAATACTAGCCGTTCTtggttgctctgatgattctcAGGCCAAAAGGGTTCGCGTGCTTGAGCTTTCCCGCAG ATTGAAGCACCGTGGACCAGACTGGAGTGGTATTTACCAGCACGGAGATTTTTTCTTGGCTCATCAACGGTTGGCCATTATAGATCCTGCTTCTGGTGACCAACCCCTCTTCAATGAAGACAAGTCCGTCGTTGTCACG GTGAATGGTGAAATTTATAACCACGAGGAGTTGAGGAAGCGCCTCACTAATCATAAGTTCAGGACTGGAAGTGACTGTGATGTTATTGCACACCTG TATGAGGAGCATGGGGAAGATTTCGTGGACATGCTTGATGGCATGTTCTCTTTTGTGCTGCTTGATACTCGTGACAATAGCTTCATCGTTGCCCGTGATGCTATTGGAATCACTTCCCTCTATATTGGCTGGGGCCTTGATG GCTCAATTTGGATCTCATCAGAGCTGAAAGGACTCAATGATGATTGTGAACATTTTGAAGCCTTCCCACCTGGTCACCTGTACTCAAGCAAACAAGGTGGGATGAGGCGTTGGTACAATCCTCCATGGTTCAATGAGGCCATTCCATCAGCCCCATATGATCCTCTTGTTCTTAGAAAAGCTTTTGAGAAT GCTGTGATCAAAAGGTTGATGACAGATGTCCCATTTGGAGTTCTTCTTTCTGGTGGCTTGGATTCTTCTTTGGTCGCTTCTATCACTGCTAGACACTTGGCGGGCACCAAAGCTGCCAAACAATGGGGAGCACAACTCCATTCATTTTGTGTTGGGCTAGAG GGTTCACCTGATCTGAAGGCTGCAAAGGAAGTTGCAGATTATTTAGGAACAGTTCACCATGAGTTCCATTTCACCGTCCAG GACGGTATTGATGCCATTGAAGATGTTATTTACCACATTGAAACATATGATGTTACCACAATTAGGGCTAGCACCCCAATGTTTCTCATGTCTCGTAAGATCAAATCGCTAGGAGTGAAGATGGTTATCTCAGGTGAAGGCTCtgatgagatttttgggggATATTTGTACTTCCATAAGGCACCCAACAAGGAAGAGTTCCACCGTGAAACTTGCCGCAAG ATTAAGGCACTGCACATGTATGACTGCCAGAGGGCTAACAAGTCAACTTCAGCATGGGGTTTGGAAGCTCGAGTCCCCTTTTTAGACAAAGAATTTATCAGGGTTGCAATGGACATTGATCCAGAGTTCAAAATG ATTAAAAGAGATGAAGGAAGAATCGAAAAATGGATTCTCAGGAGGGCCTTTGATGATGAGAAGCATCCCTATCTGCCAAAG CACATTCTGTACAGGCAGAAGGAACAATTTAGTGATGGGGTCGGTTACAGTTGGATCGATGGCCTCAAGGCTCATGCTGATCAACAT GTGAATGACAAAATGATGCTTAATGCTGCACACATCTTCCCCCATAACACTCCCACCACAAAAGAAGCCTACTACTACCGAATGATTTTCGAGAGGTTCTTCCCACAG AACTCGGCCAGGCTTACTGTCCCTGGAGGAGCTAGTGTTGCATGTAGCACAGCCAAAGCTGTTGAGTGGGATGCTGCATGGTCTAACAATCTTGATCCTTCTGGAAGGGCTGCTTTGGGAGTTCATGTTTCAGCATATGAAAACCAGGCTGCTTCTGCGAACAATTTGCAACCAGAGATCATCAACAATGTACCTCAAATTACAGTGAGCGCCCCGGGAGTTGAAATCCGAAGCTGA